In a single window of the Rhodamnia argentea isolate NSW1041297 chromosome 2, ASM2092103v1, whole genome shotgun sequence genome:
- the LOC115755648 gene encoding peptidyl-prolyl cis-trans isomerase CYP37, chloroplastic produces MASPLSSSPSFSHTLKPSLNFLSNSPKQTSVNAHLAFPLLNGKYSKNGADSGSLRIYCGSSDETVQDKLERKGSPYNFFLSNHGHALKKLESLVAAALIFVNIASPITSLGSDYWSIAPANAVLYSPDTKVPRTGELALRRAIPANTNLKAIQVSLEDISYLLRIPQRKPYGTMEGNVKKALKIAKDEKDSILASIPAELRDKGSLLYASLVDGKGGLQDLLQCINDKDPDKVSVGLSSSLDTVAEIELLQAPGLSFLLPEQYLKYPRLTGRATVELTIEKGDGTAFSPEAGGEPRKTATIQMVIDGYSAPLTAGNFAKMVVDGAYDGAKLSCANQAVLTDSGIDKSTSFRVPLEIMPSGQFEPLYKTMLSIQDGELPVLPMSVYGAVAMAHSADSDEYSSPYQFFFYLYDKRNSGLGGISFEEGQFSVFGYVTTGRDILSQIKTGDVIRSAKLVEGQDRLVVPSES; encoded by the exons ATGGCTTCCCCTTTATCCTCATCCCCATCCTTCTCTCACACTCTCAAACCCTCTCTTAATTTTCTCTCCAATTCTCCAAAACAAACTTCGGTCAACGCCCATTTGGCGTTTCCGCTACTCAATGGAAAGTACAGCAAAAATGGTGCCGATTCAGGCAGTCTCAGGATCTACTGTGGTTCTTCGGACGAGACTGTACAG GATAAATTGGAGCGTAAAGGCTCTCCTTACAACTTTTTCCTATCAAATCATGGACATGCACTAAAGAAACTTGAGAGTCTCGTCGCCGCAGCCCTTATTTTTGTTAATATCGCTTCTCCAATTACTTCATTGGGCTCGGATTATTGGTCTATCGCTCCAGCCAATGCTGTTCTCTATTCTCCTGACACCAAAGTCCCCAGAACTGGGGAACTTGCTTTGAGGAGAGCTATCCCTGCGAACACAAATTTGAAGGCTATACAG GTATCGTTGGAGGACATCTCGTACTTACTGAGAATACCACAGAGAAAGCCATATGGAACCATGGAGGGTAATGTCAAGAAAGCTCTTAAG ATAGCAAAGGATGAGAAAGATTCTATTCTGGCCAGTATCCCAGCAGAGCTGAGAGACAAAGGTTCCTTGCTGTATGCATCTCTCGTTGACGGGAAG GGTGGATTGCAAGACCTCCTTCAATGTATCAATGATAAGGACCCTGATAAAGTATCTGTAGGGCTTTCATCATCATTGGATACTGTTGCAGAAATCGAACTATTGCAG GCCCCCGGattgtcttttcttttgccaGAGCAATACTTGAAATATCCTAG ACTGACGGGAAGAGCAACTGTTGAACTTACAATTGAGAAAGGGGATGGAACTGCATTTTCACCTGAAGCTGGAGGTGAGCCAAGAAAGACTGCCACAATTCAG ATGGTTATTGATGGATACTCAGCGCCATTGACTGCaggaaattttgcaaaaatg GTAGTTGATGGAGCATATGATGGAGCAAAGCTCAGTTGTGCCAACCAAGCTGTTCTCACAGATAGTGGCATTGATAAGAGCACTAGCTTTAGAGTTCCTTTAGAGATAATGCCATCTGGGCAATTCGAACCATTGTACAAGACGATGTTAAGTATACAG GATGGTGAATTGCCAGTTCTTCCCATGTCTGTTTATGGGGCAGTTGCAATGGCGCACAGTGCTGACTCTGATGAATACTCTTCGCCTTATCAGTTTTTCTTCTATTTGTATGATAAAAGAAAC TCCGGCCTCGGAGGTATATCTTTTGAAGAAGGGCAATTTTCTGTTTTCGG CTACGTAACTACAGGTAGAGATATCCTTTCACAGATTAAAACAGGAGATGTTATTCGATCGGCGAAGCTAGTGGAAGGCCAAGATCGCCTTGTAGTCCCTAGTGAGAGTTAA
- the LOC115755679 gene encoding uncharacterized protein LOC115755679, translating into MASISPRSLLPLPKIGPKALHPPSLSPAKLAKFPPFSRSRPRLGNSRFVANSVIEELDVIPVQSGDSTDQQEGLAVSLEREVEVAELVSQVGGFATSEGQFSFDGFSSSSSGASPSSSGVEKDGSEEMERLIDRIINAMIVLAAGTYAISKLLTIDRDYWHGWTVFEILRYAPLHNWSAYEEALKTNPVLAKMVISGVVYSLGDWIAQCFEGKPLFEFDRSRMFRSGLVGFTLHGSLSHYYYEFCEDLFPFQDWWVVPAKVAFDQTVWAAIWNSIYYIVLGFLRLESPISIFTELKATFWPMLTAGWKLWPFAHLITYGVVPVEQRLLWVDCVELIWVTILSTYSNEKSEARIAEAPAEANPGVQLLNPP; encoded by the exons ATGGCTTCCATTTCCCCGCGAAGCCTCCTCCCTCTCCCGAAAATAGGCCCAAAGGCACTTCACCCTCCGTCTCTCTCCCCTGCCAAGCTCGCAAAGTTCCCGCCTTTCTCGCGAAGCAGGCCGAGGCTCGGCAACTCGAGATTCGTCGCCAACTCAGTCATCGAGGAGCTCGACGTCATCCCGGTGCAGAGCGGGGACAGCACGGACCAGCAGGAGGGCTTGGCGGTGAGCCTGGAGAGGGAAGTGGAGGTGGCCGAGTTGGTGAGTCAAGTGGGTGGGTTCGCGACGAGTGAAGGGCAGTTTTCGTTCGATGGGTTCTCTTCGTCGTCTTCGGGCGCTTCGCCGTCTTCGAGCGGGGTTGAGAAGGACGGAAGCGAAGAGATGGAGAGGTTGATAGATCGGATTATAAATGCGATGATCGTGTTGGCCGCCGGTACCTATGCCATCTCTAAGCTGCTCACGATTGACAGAGATTATTGGCAT GGATGGACTGTTTTTGAGATACTGCGGTATGCACCTCTACACAACTGGAGTGCTTATGAGGAAGCTCTTAAGACAAACCCTGTTTTAGCCAAGATGGTCATTAGTGGAGTGGTATACTCCCTCGGGGACTGGATCGCGCAG TGCTTTGAAGGAAAACCACTCTTTGAGTTCGATAGATCACGGATGTTTAGATCGGGCCTCGTTGGATTCACTCTTCATGGGTCTCTTTCTCACTATTACTATGAATTCTGCGAG gacctttttccttttcaagactGGTGGGTGGTACCTGCCAAAGTAGCGTTTGATCAAACAGTGTGGGCAGCTATTTGGAACAGCATATATTACATCGTTTTGGGTTTCTTACGTCTAGAGTCCCCAATCAGCATCTTTACCGAGCTGAAAGCGACTTTCTGGCCAATGTTAACA GCTGGATGGAAGCTTTGGCCATTTGCTCATCTGATTACCTATGGTGTGGTCCCAGTGGAACAAAGGCTTCTTTGGGTGGACTGTGTTGAGCTCATATGGGTGACAATCCTCTCAAC CTATTCAAATGAAAAGTCAGAAGCAAGAATCGCCGAGGCTCCAGCCGAAGCCAATCCTGGCGTACAGTTGCTAAATCCTCCCTGA
- the LOC115755633 gene encoding NAC transcription factor 56 yields the protein MESTDSSAGSPAGPRLPPGFRFHPTDEELVVHYLKKKAASSTLPVSIIAEVDIYKFDPWELPAKATYGEQEWYFFSPRDRKYPNGARPNRAATSGYWKATGTDKPVLSAVGNQKVGVKKALVFYGGKPPKGLKTNWIMHEYRLIENKVSNRPPGCDVGNKKNSLRLDDWVLCRIYKKNNAHRPMDHERDDSMEDMLESIPSSLTMMNPQNMKLHLPKPSATSYGSFFEHEQNLFEGMMGANGGGGGSIAGNVISHLASPSGLKPELTMVQAPNSSSPLPLKRSLHSLYWNGKDVATAEASDPSLVKRQFGADRNDPGSADRTSNEGTSSIASLLSQIPQTPSLHQQTVFGPLGDSGFRPQFHVPGLNWYA from the exons ATGGAGAGCACGGACTcatcggcggggtcgccggcgggGCCACGCCTTCCGCCGGGCTTCCGCTTCCACCCGACCGACGAGGAGCTCGTCGTCCACTATCTCAAGAAGAAGGCGGCTTCGTCGACGCTCCCCGTCTCCATCATCGCCGAGGTCGATATCTACAAGTTTGATCCATGGGAGCTTCCAG CGAAGGCGACGTATGGCGAGCAAGAATGGTACTTCTTTAGCCCAAGGGACCGGAAGTACCCGAATGGGGCGAGGCCGAACAGGGCAGCGACGTCGGGGTATTGGAAGGCCACGGGGACCGATAAACCAGTGCTGTCCGCCGTCGGGAATCAGAAGGTCGGTGTGAAGAAGGCTCTGGTCTTCTACGGCGGGAAACCCCCGAAGGGCCTCAAGACGAACTGGATCATGCACGAGTACCGTCTCATCGAGAACAAAGTCAGTAACAGACCGCCGGGATGCGACGTGGGCAACAAGAAGAATTCCCTGAGG CTGGATGACTGGGTGCTATGCCGAATCTACAAAAAGAACAACGCCCACCGGCCAATGGATCACGAGAGGGACGACTCGATGGAGGACATGCTCGAATCCATCCCTTCTTCGTTGACGATGATGAATCCTCAGAACATGAAGCTGCACCTCCCGAAGCCGTCAGCCACAAGTTACGGCTCATTCTTCGAGCACGAGCAGAACCTTTTCGAAGGGATGATGGGGGCtaatggcggcggcggcggcagcatcGCCGGCAACGTGATCTCTCACCTCGCATCACCCTCGGGCTTAAAGCCAGAATTGACCATGGTCCAAGCGCCCAACAGTTCGAGCCCTCTTCCCCTGAAGCGGTCGCTTCACTCGCTCTACTGGAACGGCAAGGACGTTGCCACTGCCGAGGCGAGTGACCCTTCACTGGTCAAAAGGCAGTTCGGCGCGGACAGGAACGATCCGGGGAGCGCCGACAGGACTAGCAATGAAGGGACTAGTTCCATCGCATCTCTGCTCAGCCAGATCCCTCAAACGCCGTCGTTGCACCAGCAGACGGTCTTTGGGCCTCTCGGCGACAGCGGTTTCCGACCGCAGTTCCACGTGCCGGGACTGAATTGGTATGCTTAA